DNA sequence from the Atribacteraceae bacterium genome:
GGTGAAAACGTTGGCCGAGGGTGCCAGAGAAAGCGGACTCGTATTCTGACGGGTGGAGGGAATAGAATGGAGAGAGTGAAGCCTGATGGGTTTGAATTGGAAGAACGATTAATTGCCGTTAATCGGGTCAGCAAAGTGGTCAAGGGCGGCAAACGTTTTGGATTTCGAGCCATTGTCGCAGTAGGAAACAGAGACGGGGTTGTCGGCATCGGTATTGGAAAAGCCAAAGAAGTTCCCGAGGCTGTGCGAAAAGCGGTCGAACGGGCCAAGAAATCTTTGATCCGATTTCCTCGCCGGGGATCCACGATCACTCATAAAATCAACGCGCGTTTCGGATCGGGATTGGTGGTCATGAAGCCCGCTTCACCAGGAACCGGCGTCATTGCCGGAGGACCGGTCCGCGCGATTATGGAAATGGCGGGCATCGAAGACATTCTGACCAAATCTTTAAATACCAACAATCCGATCAATGTCGCCCGAGCGACCATGCAGGGCCTTATCGAGCTGAAAGATCCCCGTATTGTTGCCCGACTAAGAGGCAAGGCGACTCAGAATTTCTTCGAATGAGAGGGGCAGCGGGAATGGATGCGAAATTCGTGAAAATTACTCTTCAGAAAAGCCTGATCGGTCGTCCGAAGGCCCATCGAAGAACGGTTAAGGCCTTGGGCTTAAGATGTATGCACACATCGGTTGTGAAACCGAACACCCCATCAATACTCGGCATGGTGAATAAGGTCGGCTACCTTCTCAGGGTCGAAGGAGCCAGGGCAGAGGAGAACGCTTACTATGAAGATAAATGATCTGAAACCGAAAGCCGGATCCTTTCACCGAAAAAAACGGGTGGGGAGAGGAATCGGATCCGGGCATGGAAAAACCTCCTGCCGGGGACATAAGGGGCAAAAGTCCCGTTCAGGTGGTTCCATACACCCTCATTTCGAGGGTGGTCAGATGCCGCTGGTTCGGAGAGTGCCGAAACGAGGATTTCACAACATATATGCCGACCGGTGGCAGACCGTGAATCTTCGGGACTTGAACCGGTTTGAAGACGGATCGGAAGTTGACCGCGCGGTCCTGATCAAGGCTGGGATTGTCCGGAAAACCCCGGGAAAGAGAAAGAAGATCAAGGTGTTG
Encoded proteins:
- the rpsE gene encoding 30S ribosomal protein S5, giving the protein MERVKPDGFELEERLIAVNRVSKVVKGGKRFGFRAIVAVGNRDGVVGIGIGKAKEVPEAVRKAVERAKKSLIRFPRRGSTITHKINARFGSGLVVMKPASPGTGVIAGGPVRAIMEMAGIEDILTKSLNTNNPINVARATMQGLIELKDPRIVARLRGKATQNFFE
- the rpmD gene encoding 50S ribosomal protein L30 — translated: MDAKFVKITLQKSLIGRPKAHRRTVKALGLRCMHTSVVKPNTPSILGMVNKVGYLLRVEGARAEENAYYEDK
- the rplO gene encoding 50S ribosomal protein L15 — its product is MKINDLKPKAGSFHRKKRVGRGIGSGHGKTSCRGHKGQKSRSGGSIHPHFEGGQMPLVRRVPKRGFHNIYADRWQTVNLRDLNRFEDGSEVDRAVLIKAGIVRKTPGKRKKIKVLANGDINRKLTVKAEGFSSKARALIEEKGGSAEVV